A genomic region of Solanum dulcamara chromosome 2, daSolDulc1.2, whole genome shotgun sequence contains the following coding sequences:
- the LOC129880243 gene encoding glutathione S-transferase U17-like, giving the protein MAGNDLKILGAWPSPYVMRPRIALNIKSLAYDFLEEQFGTKSELLLKSNPIYKKIPVLIHDGNPICESLIIVQYIDENWTNFGHSILPSHPYERAIARFWATYIDDKWFPALRGVAAAQEENAKKAATETVIEGLVLLEDVFKNCSKGKNFFGGDKIGYLDIALGCFLGWLKVNEKLNNVKLLDESKTPCLYKWAEDFCSDSVVKDVMPETDKLAQAAKVIWARIRAQASS; this is encoded by the exons ATGGCTGGaaatgatttaaaaatattaggaGCATGGCCTAGTCCATATGTCATGAGGCCTCGTATTGCtcttaacataaaatctttGGCCTATGATTTCTTGGAGGAACAATTTGGTACTAAAAGTGAACTTCTACTTAAATCAAATCCAATTTACAAGAAAATTCCAGTTCTAATTCATGATGGAAATCCCATTTGTGAATCTCTAATTATTGTTCAATATATTGATGAAAATTGGACTAATTTTGGTCACTCTATTCTTCCCTCTCATCCTTATGAACGTGCCATTGCAAGATTTTGGGCCACTTATATTGATGATAAG TGGTTTCCAGCACTGCGTGGTGTGGCAGCAGCACAAGAAGAAAACGCGAAAAAGGCAGCAACGGAGACTGTGATCGAAGGCCTGGTGTTGTTGGAAGATGTCTTCAAGAATTGCAGCAAAGGCAAGAATTTCTTTGGTGGAGACAAAATTGGATATTTGGACATTGCACTTGGATGTTTCTTGGGTTGGCTAAAGGTGAACGAGAAATTGAACAATGTAAAGCTTCTTGATGAATCGAAAACTCCATGTTTATACAAATGGGCTGAGGATTTTTGTTCTGATAGTGTTGTCAAAGATGTCATGCCTGAAACTGATAAGCTTGCTCAGGCTGCTAAGGTCATTTGGGCTAGAATTAGAGCTCAAGCGTCTAGCTAA